CCCCCGCCGGTGGCCGCCGTGATGAAGCTGGTGGACGTGCTGCTCTGCCCCACCAGCCGCTCGCTGACCCATACCGACGCCCGCCGGGCCGCCAGCGATGCCGGGGTGCGCGCAGCGACCCTGCCGGGAATCACCGAGGATTGTATGATCCGGACCCTGGTGGCCGACTACGGCGAGATAGCAGTCCGCAGCGAGAAAACAGCCAAACTGCTCTCCGCCGCTCGGCAGGTGCGGGTCAGTTCGCCCGCCGGCACGGAGATCGAGTTTTCGATAGAGGGACGGGCCGCCCACGCTGATACCGGCCTGGTGCACCACCCCGGCGAGATGAGCAACCTCCCGGCCGGCGAGGCCTACCTGGCTCCGGTTGAGGGCACCGCCCGGGGACGGATCGTGTTCGAGGCGGCGATGGCCGGGTTGGGAAAGCTGGACGGGTGCAAAATCGAGGTGGAAATCGAAGACGGTCTCGCCGTGTCGTTCTCCGGCGGTGAACCGGCGCGCAGGCTGGAGGAACTCCTGGCGCCCCACGGCAAACCGGGCCTGAACCTTGCCGAACTGGGTATCGGCACCAACGACAGAGCGCAGGTTACCGGGATGATCCTCGAGGACGAGAAAATCCTCGGCACTGTCCATTTCGCGCTGGGCGACAACCAGTCGATGGGCGGCGGCGTGGCGGTCCCGATCCACCTCGACGGCCTGGTGCTGGAACCATCGCTCTGGGTTGACGGTAAACAGATAATGAAAGACGGCAGCCTGC
Above is a genomic segment from Candidatus Glassbacteria bacterium containing:
- a CDS encoding aminopeptidase, which produces MMSSLQEAAQNTITSCMAVTAGESVLVVCDKPERKIGYALWTAARQAGAEAMLMEILPRTNHGEEPPPPVAAVMKLVDVLLCPTSRSLTHTDARRAASDAGVRAATLPGITEDCMIRTLVADYGEIAVRSEKTAKLLSAARQVRVSSPAGTEIEFSIEGRAAHADTGLVHHPGEMSNLPAGEAYLAPVEGTARGRIVFEAAMAGLGKLDGCKIEVEIEDGLAVSFSGGEPARRLEELLAPHGKPGLNLAELGIGTNDRAQVTGMILEDEKILGTVHFALGDNQSMGGGVAVPIHLDGLVLEPSLWVDGKQIMKDGSLQV